From the genome of Malus domestica chromosome 04, GDT2T_hap1, one region includes:
- the LOC103434087 gene encoding F-box/kelch-repeat protein At3g06240-like produces MTYFCNIPDEIGLEILARLPPKSLMRFKCVRKSWYVLFNNPHFVAEHLRLYNDQPSSSSTCILFKRSVLSTTEFNNEELVFSFLSLRNDKDSDVYHNPNCTVEDLHFPHSMGLKSRGQFIELPGQELGESVSIVGHCDGIFCLYLYTGKLVLYNPAIKEFRVLPESCFEDAFSCTLGFGYDPKRKDYILISIVSYGEEILEDDRLIIHPPQAEIYTLSTNSWKKIGTDYLETENTYFWGNDNFSTYFEGVFYGLGYEEKKEFLPFYGRLEEEKRQLVISYDAINEVFHDILLPDCFYEFPTHEFSLTVWNESVALFGFYHGEDEEPFEIWLMDEFDDGWTKHLSVVRKLDQEVDIPLILWKRDEVLLVDIDGRLASYNFNTENLMYLPVHGVSRGDFQAVVCVDSIVSVNGDKRLEIKDSFVR; encoded by the coding sequence ATGACATACTTCTGCAACATCCCAGACGAAATAGGGTTGGAAATCCTAGCAAGGCTGCCTCCCAAATCCCTAATGCGATTCAAATGTGTCCGTAAGTCGTGGTATGTCCTTTTTAACAATCCCCATTTCGTAGCTGAGCACCTCCGTTTATACAACGACCAACCCTCCAGCTCCTCCACTTGCATCCTTTTCAAGCGTTCTGTCCTCAGCACTACCGAATTCAACAACGAGGAACTCGTGTTTTCATTCCTAAGTCTTCGCAATGACAAAGACAGCGATGTTTATCACAACCCTAATTGTACTGTTGAGGACCTACATTTTCCGCATTCTATGGGATTAAAAAGCAGGGGACAATTTATTGAGCTCCCTGGCCAAGAACTTGGTGAATCTGTGAGTATTGTAGGTCATTGTGAtgggattttttgtttatatctTTATACCGGAAAACTTGTTTTATACAATCCGGCAATCAAGGAATTTAGGGTTCTTCCCGAGTCATGCTTCGAAGATGCGTTTTCGTGTACGTTGGGATTTGGCTATGATCCGAAACGTAAAGATTACATACTCATCAGCATCGTATCTTATGGTGAGGAAATATTAGAGGATGATCGTCTCATTATTCATCCTCCCCAAGCAGAAATATACACATTGAGTACTAATTCTTGGAAAAAGATCGGGACAGACTACTTGGAAACAGAAAATACTTATTTTTGGGGTAACGATAATTTCTCGACCTACTTCGAGGGAGTTTTTTATGGGTTGGGATATGAGGAAAAGAAGGAATTTCTGCCATTTTATGGCAGACTTGAAGAGGAAAAGAGGCAATTGGTCATTTCTTACGACGCAATTAATGAAGTTTTTCATGATATATTACTTCCGGATTGTTTCTACGAGTTTCCGACGCATGAGTTCTCGCTTACAGTGTGGAATGAATCTGTTGCTCTTTTTGGCTTTTACCATGGCGAAGATGAAGAACCCTTTGaaatttggttgatggatgaattTGATGATGGTTGGACAAAACATTTATCTGTTGTGCGCAAACTGGATCAAGAGGTAGATATTCCATTAATACTTTGGAAGAGGGACGAGGTTCTTTTGGTTGACATAGATGGACGCTTAGCCAGCTACAACTTCAACACCGAAAATCTTATGTATCTTCCTGTTCATGGTGTGTCCCGAGGAGATTTTCAAGCTGTTGTTTGTGTCGATAGTATAGTTTCTGTCAATGGTGATAAAAGGTTAGAGATCAAAGATAGCTTTGTTAGATGA
- the LOC108172527 gene encoding uncharacterized protein translates to MGIPPVRPPSITKYLKPYLLKMHFTNKYVSAQVIHTPTATVASSASSQEKALRESMEIQRDVAAAAKIGKILGERLLLKNIPAVSVHLKKEQKYHGKVKAVIDSVVEAGVKLL, encoded by the coding sequence ATGGGTATTCCCCCGGTCAGGCCACCAAGTATCACAAAGTATCTAAAGCCGTATCTTCTGAAAATGCACTTTACAAACAAATACGTAAGTGCCCAGGTGATCCACACACCAACTGCCACTGTAGCCTCTTCTGCAAGCTCCCAGGAAAAGGCCTTGAGAGAAAGCATGGAGATACAGCGGGACGTTGCTGCTGCTGCAAAGATAGGGAAGATATTGGGGGAGCGCTTGCTGCTCAAAAACATTCCCGCTGTATCTGTCCACTTGAAGAAAGAACAGAAATATCACGGTAAGGTTAAAGCTGTCATTGACAGTGTGGTCGAAGCAGGTGTCAAACTACTCTAA
- the LOC103427679 gene encoding dormancy-associated protein homolog 3 isoform X1: MGLLDQLWDDTLAGPQPDSGLGKLRKHKTFSFRSSSATGSSDGGSVRSLGGNSPEEAKITRSIMIVKPPGYGSANGGSAPVSPAGVSSPISPAGSTPPVSPFSGGREPFGRFRRRSASDAYEKASEVVGGRSARSPCDV; the protein is encoded by the exons ATGGGCCTACTTGATCAGCTTTGGGACGACACCCTCGCCGGGCCTCAGCCCGACAGCGGTCTTGGGAAACTTCGCAAGCACAAAACCTTCAGTTTCCGGTCCAGCTCCGCCACTG GATCGTCAGATGGCGGAAGCGTAAGATCGTTGGGTGGGAATTCGCCGGAAGAGGCGAAAATTACGCGGAGTATTATGATAGTGAAGCCCCCAGGTTATGGGAGCGCTAACGGCGGATCAGCTCCGGTTTCGCCAGCTGGGGTTTCTTCTCCAATTTCGCCAGCTGGGTCTACGCCGCCGGTGTCCCCGTTTTCTG GTGGCAGGGAGCCATTCGGGCGGTTTCGAAGGAGGTCAGCGTCGGATGCATACGAGAAGGCGAGCGAGGTCGTTGGAGGAAGGAGCGCCCGTTCTCCTTGCGACGTGTGA
- the LOC103427679 gene encoding dormancy-associated protein homolog 3 isoform X2 gives MGLLDQLWDDTLAGPQPDSGLGKLRKHKTFSFRSSSATGSSDGGSVRSLGGNSPEEAKITRSIMIVKPPGYGSANGGSAPVSPAGVSSPISPAGSTPPVSPFSGSHSGGFEGGQRRMHTRRRARSLEEGAPVLLATCDI, from the exons ATGGGCCTACTTGATCAGCTTTGGGACGACACCCTCGCCGGGCCTCAGCCCGACAGCGGTCTTGGGAAACTTCGCAAGCACAAAACCTTCAGTTTCCGGTCCAGCTCCGCCACTG GATCGTCAGATGGCGGAAGCGTAAGATCGTTGGGTGGGAATTCGCCGGAAGAGGCGAAAATTACGCGGAGTATTATGATAGTGAAGCCCCCAGGTTATGGGAGCGCTAACGGCGGATCAGCTCCGGTTTCGCCAGCTGGGGTTTCTTCTCCAATTTCGCCAGCTGGGTCTACGCCGCCGGTGTCCCCGTTTTCTG GGAGCCATTCGGGCGGTTTCGAAGGAGGTCAGCGTCGGATGCATACGAGAAGGCGAGCGAGGTCGTTGGAGGAAGGAGCGCCCGTTCTCCTTGCGACGTGTGACATATGA